In a genomic window of Aricia agestis chromosome 2, ilAriAges1.1, whole genome shotgun sequence:
- the LOC121736138 gene encoding cytochrome P450 6B2-like → MYFLIVIFIILLYSYGSKNLDYWKRKGVIHEQPVILFGNRLKQFREGVSLSEHYANIYNRYPNERYVGYYSMRKASLLLRDPELIRHVLSADFKYFHHRGLIEPTNTPDVLLRNLVHGDGDIWKLLRQKLTPTFSNTKLKAMFPLIVEHTVRLIQLAGESAESQAEVDVRELMAKYTTDFIGACGFGLDFDSYKSEDSEFRKIGKRIFTITLPNLLALAFKDAFPELTKSIRILDLDIEQKMIALVKKIMTERGYEPSGRNDFIDFLLEVRQKGKIRGESIEIMKPDGTPEIVELDASDELLTAQVLTFFAAGYEPSSHASGYLLHQLAYHPEEQARCRREVDEVLSRYDGKLSYEAVKEMMYLEMALKEALRMIPSPGFFLRSCVHKYTLPGTDLTIDPKTQIIVSLQALHNDPQYFDNPEKFNPSRFEALDKSLKYVYMPFGEGPRSCIGERLAIMQSMAGVAAILSRFTLTPSKNSTPVPRVDPKSLIVQNIAGGLPLILSKRY, encoded by the exons atgtattttttaatagtgATTTTTATAATCCTACTGTACTCGTACGGCTCCAAGAATCTCGACTACTGGAAGAGGAAGGGGGTCATACACGAGCAGCCGGTCATACTGTTCGGGAACAGACTGAAGCAGTTCAGGGAGGGGGTCAGCCTGTCGGAGCACTATGCTAATATTTACAATCGCTACCCCAACGAGAGGTACGTCGGGTACTACAGCATGCGGAAGGCGAGCCTGCTGCTGCGAGACCCCGAGCTGATCAGACACGTGCTGTCCGCCGACTTTAAGTACTTCCATCACCGGGGTCTGATCGAGCCGACCAACACTCCCGACGTGCTCCTGAGAAATTTAGTTCACGGCGACGGGGACATCTGGAAGCTTCTGCGGCAGAAGCTGACGCCGACGTTCTCCAACACCAAGCTGAAGGCCATGTTCCCGCTGATAGTGGAGCACACGGTGAGGCTGATCCAGCTGGCCGGCGAGAGCGCGGAGAGCCAGGCCGAGGTCGACGTCCGCGAGCTGATGGCCAAGTACACCACCGACTTCATCGGCGCCTGCGGCTTCGGCCTCGACTTCGACTCCTACAAGAGCGAGGATTCCGAGTTCCGCAAGATCGGGAAACGCATCTTCACGATAACCCTCCCCAATCTCCTGGCTCTGGCGTTCAAGGACGCCTTTCCCGAGCTTACGAAATCCATAAGGATACTGGATCTCGACATAGAGCAGAAAATGATCGCGCTGGTGAAAAAGATAATGACCGAGAGGGGCTACGAGCCGTCCGGGAGGAACGATTTCATCGATTTCCTGCTGGAAGTGAGACAAAAGGGGAAGATAAGGGGCGAATCGATCGAGATAATGAAGCCGGACGGTACTCCCGAGATAGTCGAGCTAGACGCGAGCGACGAGCTGCTGACTGCCCAGGTGCTCACGTTCTTCGCGGCGGGCTACGAGCCCTCCTCCCACGCGAGCGGCTACCTCCTCCACCAGCTGGCCTACCACCCAGAGGAACAGGCTCGGTGCCGCCGGGAAGTGGATGAGGTGTTGAGCAGATACGACGGAAAACTGTCCTACGAGGCTGTCAAAGAAATGATGTACTTGGAAATGGCTCTCAA GGAGGCATTGCGTATGATACCGTCGCCTGGATTCTTCTTGAGGTCGTGCGTTCACAAGTACACGTTACCCGGCACGGACCTCACGATCGACCCCAAAACTCAGATCATTGTGTCGCTTCAAGCGCTGCACAACGACCCGCAGTATTTTGACAACCCGGAGAAATTCAACCCGTCGAGATTCGAGGCCCTGGATAAGAGCCTAAAATACGTTTATATGCCCTTCGGCGAAGGACCGAGGAGTTGCATAG gAGAACGTCTCGCCATAATGCAGTCTATGGCGGGGGTGGCGGCCATTCTCAGTAGATTTACATTGACCCCCTCCAAAAATTCAACCCCTGTACCCCGAGTTGACCCCAAGTCACTCATAGTGCAAAATATTGCTGGTGGACTTCCTTTGATATTAAGTAAACGATATTAa